The DNA sequence TGGGACGGAAAGGAACTTGAGTCGTGACGCCACACTCAGCACAGATGGCTTCATGCATTTCACGCTGGGGACGGTCGGAACCGCCGGTACGCTGTTTGCGAGCAGCGCGGCAGGTAGGGCAACGACCAGGTTCATTTTGAAAACCTTTTTCAGCATAGAACTCTTGTTCCGATGCGGAAAAAACGAATTCAGCGCCGCACTCGCGGCAAGTCAGGGTTTTGTCTTCGTACATTTAGGAATCCTCCTCAGAGCATTTTTGCCCGGAACGGCTTTGGGTCATCTGGAATGTCTGAGAAGAACAAACCCGACCTCATTAGACCTATTCTCGAGAGCATGGCTTTATTGTATCGTTTACCTACACAAAAGTAAAGCTATTTTTCACTCTACTTTCGCCCCTCGAATCTGCCTATTTCCTCGCTAACGCCTCTCGAATCTGCTCAACCAAATTTTCCGCAGTTAGTCCAAAGTGCTTAAACAAGGCTTGCGCCGGCGCCGATGCGCCATACCGATCCACCGTTACATACACAGCATCCGCTCCGCCATATCGTTCCCACCCGAAAGAGGACGCCGCCTCAAAGACCACGCGCGGCACTCCCGCTGGCAAGACGCTTTGTTGAAAAGAAACAGGCTGCAAAGCAAACCATTCCTGACAAGGCATACTGACGACTCTCACCCGAACATCTTCTTTTTCGAGCGCCTTAGCGGCGCACAAAGCCGGTGAAACTTCCGAACCGCTAGCAATAACAACGACATCCGGACGCTCCGCCCCCTCATGCAGCACATAGGCGCCTCTGGCCACGCTTTCCTCTGGACAAATCGTGGTCTCCTCAAGCACGGGAAGATTCTGTCGACTGAGCACCAGAGCCACAGGACCTCCTTGTTGATGCAAAGCATATAGCCAAGCCGCCGCCGTTTCGTTTGCATCGGCAGGACGAATCACAGCTAAACCAGGAAGACAACGCAAGGAAGCCAAATGCTCCACAGGCTGGTGCGTCGGTCCGTCCTCGCCTACGCCAATGCTGTCATGCGTAAACACATAGACCACAGGTAATTTCATCAAAGCAGCCAAGCGCATCGCCGGACGCATATAATCCGCAAAAGATAAAAAAGTGGCTCCATACGGACGCAAGCCGCCAAATAGGGCTAACCCGTTCAAAATACTACCCATAGCATGCTCGCGTACACCGAAATGAAGATTGCGTCCGTCGTAACTTCCCTTTTGAAAATCACCGCAACCAGATAAGTAGGTCTTATTGGACGGCGCTAAATCGGCACTGCCTCCCAGCAGGTTAGGAACTGCCGCCGCCAGCCAGTTTAAAATGGTTCCTGACGAAGCCCTTGTTGCCTGTCCTTTATCATCCGGCGCAAAAGGAATGACATCTGCATCCCAATGTATCGGCAGTTCCCCTTTTAGCCAGCGGCTGCACTGCAAGGCCGCTTCCGGATGGCAACTCGCAAAGGCATCCCATTTTTGCTGCCATTCTTTTTCCGCTTTTTCGCCTCGTTCCAGACACTTACCCATCTCCTGGCGCACAGCCTCAGGCACGAAAAACCGCGGTTCCTGCGGCCACTCCAGCGCTTCTTTAGTACGCGCCAACTCCGCCGATCCCAACGGCTCTCCATGCGCCGCGGCCGTATTCACTTTTCCCGGACTGCCATAGCCGATTTGTGTTTTGACTACAATCAATACGGGTTGTCCAGAACTTTGCTGCGCCTTATCCAGCGCCTTTTCCAGCTCATCCAGATCATTGCCGTCCTGCACCTGAACTACCAGCCAACCGTAAGCGGTAAAGCGAGCCCCCACTTGCTCCGTAAACGCAATACTGGTACTTCCCTCAATCGAGATTTCATTATCGTCATAGAGACAAATTAAGTTATCCAAACCTAAATGCCCTGCCAGTGAAGCCGCTTCATGGCTAACGCCTTCCATCATATCGCCGTCGCCTGCAAGCACATAGACTTTGTTGTCAAACAAGGGCTCTTCCTTACCTGGAAAATGGGCATCCATAAATTTTGCCGCCATCGCCATGCCTACAGCATTGCCAAAGCCTTGTCCCAACGGTCCTGTCGTCGTTTCCACCCCCGGCGTATGTCCCCACTCCGGATGTCCGGGTGTCAGCGCCCCCCACTGCCGAAACTTCTTAATATCTTCTAAGGACACCTGATACCCGGTCAAATGCAAGAGTCCATATAAAAGCATAGACCCATGCCCTGCAGATAATACAAAGCGATCCCGCCCCGGCCAAGCAGGGTTGAGCGGATTATGGCGCAAAAATTTCGTCCAAAGAACATACGCCATCGCTGCCGCGCCCATCGGCATTCCAGGATGGCCAGATTTCGCTTCTTCCACTGCATCCGCCGCCAACATTCGCAAGGTATTGATCCCCAATTGATGAATGTCTCGTTTCATCCGTCGTATGCCCCCTTTTATCCTGGAATATGAAAAACAAACTCTCCCTTTTGCGCCATTTCACTCAGTTGACGCAATGGTTGTAAAAAACCGCCCATTTGTAAGGCCATCTTTCTGCCAAACCAAGCTGCGGCCGCCTCGGACAGTAAGCCCTGCACCTCTAAGGAAAACCGCACTACGCAGCCTTCGCCAGCAGGTTCTATTACGCTGATCGCAAAAATAGTCCACCACAAATAAGAAAATCGCAGCGCAATTTTGCGCTCTGGTTCCAATTTATCCACGTAAAAAGAACGCCCCCAGGCGGATGTACGCCGCCATTTTCCGGCAGCCCCTTCTTGTAACGGCACGGCTACGCGCACTTCCTGCAAATCTGGCTGCCAGCTGCGCCAATAATGCGGATCCTTCAAAAACGGCCACAAAAACTCTGCCGGCACCGCAAATTTTTCTTCATATTCTCCGCATAGGCATTGCTGCTTCTGCATATCGCCACTTCCTCTTTCTTCTAAATACTTCAAATGCAAGAAGGATGGACTTCTCCATCCTTTTTCGTTCTATGCCTTTAAAACTCCTCTTTGCCTCGACATCGAAATACAGTAACTTGCCGATTCCCCTCGCTTAAATGAGCCACAATTTCTACCTCGCGAAATTGCTGTTTTAAAATCATTTCGTCTTTTTCCGCGCCGAAATAAAGGGCCGTCCCGCCTGCCAAGGGCGGCAAATCCTGCCGCCAATAGTCATACATAGAAATGCGTGCTGGCGTCACTACATGAACAGCTGGTTTTCCAGGCAAATAATACCATGCGAGTGAGGCGTTCTGATAAGAATCGCTGAGCACCCAGCGCACATCCTCCTGCAGCCAAGGCCGCCCTTGGACGAATACATCATTTCCTATAAATTGCTGCGCCTTCAAATTGGCTTTAGGCGGCAGCCATGGCGCAGCTTCAGGAAATTTAGCCAAACCAACAAGCAATAGTGACAGCCCCAGACCCGCAGCCAGCCATTTTCGCGCTTGTTTTTTTTGTAGCCAGTACGCTAAAAGCGCCATGCCGCCCAAATAAGCCGGCACAGGCCAATTGGCTTCCGCTTTTTTAAATAATGCCGCATAACCAAAGAAACCAAGCGGAATCCAACAAGAAAGCCACAGCAGTGCACTCTGCCATTTCTGTAAATTCACTTTAAGATAACGCCAGCTGAAATAGAATAAGGCGAAGAAAAACAAAGGATTAACAATCGCCGCCTGAGCACCCCAAAAATCAAAAAAAAGCGGCAATTGCAGCACCTTGGGAGCATCCATGCCATGACCGTACTGAAACCGAAAGGAAGCCCAGTCATGCAACGAGTTCCAATACAGCACCGGCGAAAAAACAAACACCGCTACAACTAGCGCCCCCCAGAACACCGGACGCCGCAGCGTCCGCGGCTGGTAAAGCAAGACAGTTAAGAGCAACACAGGCAAAAGCAGGACCGCCGTGTACTTGGAAAGCATCGCCGCTCCTCCCGCAGCGCCGGCCGCCAGCCACCAAGCAGAACCTTCTTCCTGCAACGCCCGCTGCGCACTATAAAGAGCCGCCGCCCAAAACAAGGCCAACGGCGCATCTGGAGTCGCCAGCAAGTAACCGATTTGCAAAATAGGCAGTCCCAGTAAAAGAGGCAGTGCATACCTTGCTACAGCACGCCCCCACAAGTTCTCCGTCAGTCTCCAAGTCAGCCATACCGCTCCAGAAAGGCAGGCCGCCGGAACCAAACGCAATATCGCCTCCGTCTGCCCTAGACGCCCCACAATCCAAAGCAGCCAGGCAATCATCGGCGGATGGTCAAAATAGGAAAAGTCCAGACGTTGTGTCCAGACCCAATAATAAGCTTCGTCATAATGCAAAGGCAATGTTGCATTATAGGCAATGTTCGCCAAGGCAACCGCCAGAATCAGCCCATTTTCCCAGCGCATCAAAGGCCCTCCATCCTCAGTTTCCATACCATCAGCACGGCTTCCAAAAAGATGTTCTTAGACATTTTAGATTTTCCTACTTCCCGGTCTTCAAAAATAATAGGCACTTCTTTTATTTTGAAACCCTTGCAGTGCGCCCGGTAAGTTAGTTCAATTTGAAAAGAGTAACCGTTAGAACGCACTGCTCCCAAATCAAGCGTTTCCAAAACCTCGCGCCGAAAGCATTTGAATCCGCCAGTCAAATCCTGATAAGGCAAGCCTAAAAGAACCCTCGCGTATAAACTACCGCCTCGGCTCAAAAAGCGTCGCCAAAAACCCCAATTTTTCACCCCGCCGCCAGGTACATAGCGGCTTCCCAGCACTAGGTCCGCTTCTTCCGCTGCCGCCAGCAAATCAGGCAAATAGCGAGGATTATGCGAAAAATCAGCATCCATTTCCAGAATACGCCGATACGAACGGGCTAAAGCCCAGCGAAACCCGGCGATATAGGCGGTTCCCAAGCCGAGCTTGCCTGCGCGGCGCAACAAAAATAACCGTCCCTCATATTGCGGTGTCTCCGCCCAATCCGCCACGAGTTGCCCTGTTCCATCCGGAGAGTTGTCATCGACTACGAGCACGTGGATATCCGTCCGAATGCCATAGATCGCTTCCAGCAACGGTCCTAAATTCTCTTTTTCATTGTACGTCGGTATAATAATCAGGTCGTTCACTATATTGGCAGCTCCTTCTTTTCTCGGAAAGTCAAAGTATAATTAAGGAAAAAATTAAAAAAGCTGACTACAGCAACAGCTACAAGCTGCGCCAGCGTCTTATCCATACTCCAGGCGCTAACGAGATAATGCAGCACCAATAAGTTCAGCCCCAACCCACCTAGGCTAACGCCAAAGAACTCCAGGTATTTTCGTTGCATACTCTTATTCGCAGCCACCCCTTGAAAGGTCCAGGAAAAGTTCCACCAAAAATTATTGCTTACAGCCACTAAAAAAGCGCACACTGCAGCCGCTACGTAAAAAAAGCCCCCCCATAGGCACACCGTATAAACTAACAAATTCACGATCACGCCGGAAGCGCCTACCAGACAAAATTTGCATAACTTAGCAAACAAAAGCCTCTCTCCGTTCCTTTCAATACTTCCTGCATTATACCTTATTCTTCTCGCTCACTTCAACAAAAAGACAGAAACTTCCTATTTCTGCTATAAACAACGTTTATAGCCTACAAAAAAGAACACGCCTGGCTTCCCGCCAGGCCCATATTATGATTTCAATACCAACGGACCGCCAATAAAGCAATATACTCTTTCAAAGCAAGACTGGTATCCGCTAGAGCATCGGCGCTGGGAACCAGCTTGCGCGGTTCCAAAATCGCATGCCGATTGACCATGTATCCTGCTGGATATGGATGGGTCTGAACGCCAATTTTGGCAAACTGCTTTACCGACCGATCCATATGAAATGCAGAAGTAACCAAAACTGGCTGCCGGAACCCTTTGGCTTGCAGCAGCTTCTGCACAAACAAGGCGTTTTCCGTTGTATTACGACTTTGATCTTCTACCAAAATATCTTTTTCCGGTACGCCTAAGCTTTTCAAGATGTGTTTAGCCACCGCCGCTTCACAACCAGTGCCGGCAAACACCTGTCCGCCGGAGAATATAATTGGCCGCGGTTCCAATCGATACAGTTGATAGGCAGTCAGAAGGCGGTTAGCCGCGTGACCGGCCAGATGTCCCTCGCCTAGAACATTAGGGGTATCCAGCGTAGCTCCGCCTCCGAGCACTACCAATACATCGCCTTGCGCCATCTCCACTGTAGGTTCATAGCGTTCCTCCAACGATCGCACCAGAGACTCCGACAAGGCAGGGGTTGAAGCCGCATACAGCAAAAAGGCAACTACCAGCAGCACCCCTGCCGCCATTCGTTCTTTTTTACGCCAGAGCCACCATCCCAGCCCTGTAAAGCAGACTAAAAAGCAACCTGGAGGCAGTAGAAAGGTTGCATATATTATTTTCAACAAATATAACATCGTAATCAAATAAACGCTACGTCGTCAAGACGCCCGTCATAGATCATATTCAAAAGTTTACGCATCTCCTCTGCGTTAATTTCAGCCGGGTTCACCTGCGTCGAACCCAGTAATGCCTTCGCCGTAACCCCTTCTAAGCCATCCTGCCATTCTCTAAGCGACAACACCTCCGCAAAGGAGTGCGGAATGGCAACCGTACGGCGCAATTTCAGCAACGCCTCCGCCAAATCCGGCACTTGCGCCGTCTTGGCCAGCTCTTCTTCACGAGCTTTGGCCCAGTCATCCCGGCGATTATAGTGCAAAACATACGGCAGCGCAATGGCGTTAATCAGACCGTGCCCCAGGCCGTAACGCCCTCCAATGGCGTGCGCAATGCCGTGAGACAGACCCAAGCCGGTATTGTGAAAAGCCAAACCAGCCATACATTGCAAATAGTGAACTTCTTCTCGCGCTTCTTCGTCGCCGCCGCAAGAAGCTCCCAAGTGCCGCAGCAACCCGGCAACCGCCTCTTTCGCCAAGCAATCGCTGAAGGGATTGCGTTTTTTATTTAAATAGCTTTCCACAGCGTGCGTCACTGCATCCATGCCGGTCTCCGCCGCCACTGCCGCCGGCATAGTCAGCGTCAATTCCGGGTCCAAAATAGCAATATCCGGAATAAACGCATTGCTCTTTAAACCAATTTTGATTTCGTCTTCCCGGAACGTCACTACCGCCGCCCAAGTAACTTCGCTCCCTGTGCCAGAGGTAGACGGCGCTACTACCAGTCGAGTCCGTTGCCTTTTCTGAGGCAACCGGCCTTCTTTAGCTGCTGCAAAAGTAAGTTCCGGATACTCATAAAACAACGTCATCACCTTAGCCGCGTCAATGGGAGACCCGCCTCCCATTGCCAGAACCAAGTCGGGTTGAAACTCACGCATCGCTCGCACGCCGGCCAAGACGGCCTCCGTATCCGGATTGGCCGGAACGCCTTCGTGCAAATAAACCTCGCACCCAGACGAACGCAAGGCCACTTCCGCCTGCTCTAAAAAGCCATAACGTTTCATGGAAGAGCCGCCGGTCACAATAAACGCCCTCTTCGCCTGCAGCGTCCCTAATTCCTTCACTGCGCCGCGCCCCAGCCATAAGCTGTCGCCGCCTAAAATGATTTGTTGCATCGTTTCTCCCTCCTTAACCTAACACCTTGTCATCATATCCATAACGTTGTCTTTCCCGATAATACACAGGCTGCAAACCGGCAAATTCCGCTATCGCCAGCCCCTTGCGCAGCCAACGACCCACATCTTCCGGCTTATGCGCATCAGACCCAATCGTCACAAAGCGGCCGCCTAAAGCGGCAAAGCGTTCATAAATAGGCAATAGCTGCCGCAACCGCACCGGCGACTCCAAACGCCTTGTGTTGATTTCCAACGCCGTTTCCCGTCCGGCAACAACCAACAAAATCGCATCAATCAGCTCCATATATTCGCCGTAATACACTTCCGGGTCCTCATACCGCGCATAACGGGCAATGTAGTCGATATGCCCCAGAGCGTCAATAAAATCATATTCTTCCACGCACTGCAGCATAGCCTCAAAATAGCGACAGTAGACATCCCGTTTGCTGCGTCCTTTATAAAAAGCCGCATCATAAATATCCATGCCCTCTACAACATGAATGGAACCGATAACTTGATCAAATGCATAATTCGCAAGCAGCGCCTGATTGGCCGCCTTGCACTCGGCGCGCATGCCGATCTCTACACCCAGCAGCAGCTTCTCGCTGCGATAGGGCGCATACGCCTCCAAATACTCTTGCGGCTCAAAAAGAAACGCTTCCGGCTGGGGATAATCATAGTCCATATGCTCTGTAATAATCAGACCGATTTCCTTTGCCGCAGCAGCCTCCATTGCCTCTTCCAAGGTCATGCGAGAATCTGTAGAAAACACAGTATGACAATGACTGTCAAAAACCATAGGCCCCTCCTTCTTTTTCACCAATTTCTCTTTTGCAATAGGAGCGCATCGAAACAGCGCGCCTCTTTTTTTCTAATAACATCTGCAACAGCCAACCGCCTAAAAAATCGATCCCTGCATAAATTCAACGCGTTCTCCATCCGGTCCTAAGAAGAAAAAGTTTTGCAAACTTTTCCCTAACGAAGCTGGCTGCTCCGTTAACGGCATAATGCCAAGCGAACGCAAACGCTCCATTTCTGCAGCCACATCGGACACCCAAAATGCTAAGTGATCCACAACGCCATCCCTGCGTTCCTCCGCTTCTTGCTGCAAGCGCTGCACCAATTCTATAATTTGCCCTCCCACGTTGAGAAAGACTAATTTGATCCGTTCGTCTTGATATGTATTTTCCACTTTACACTGAAGCGCTCTCTGATAAAATTCTTTAGATACTTCTGCATTTTTCACTACAAGACCGACATGAGCCAATTTATACATAGTTTCACCTCGTCAATATCGCTTGCCTTTGCTTCTCCTATTATTTTATCATAATCCCAGCCGGAGAGCCGTCGTTTTATGCAATTCAAAAAAGAAACCCATAAAAAAGCAGGCGGAGCTGTATACTCTCGCCTGCTTTCACTAATCAATATTCTAAAATGGCCGCTCCCCAAACCAAACCGCCGCCAAAAGCCGTTAAAAGCACTTTTTGGCCTCGTTGGATTTTCCCTTCCTTAATCGCCAGATCAAAGGCCAAGGGGATGGTAGCTGCTGAGTTATTGCCATACTCTCGAACCGTGCACACAACCTTGTCCATCGGAAGTGACAAATGTCTAGCAACCGCATCAATGATACGCTGATTGGCCTGATGAGGCACCACCCAGTCGATGTCGTCAATGGTCAGATTAGTAGCGATTAAGGCTTCCTTAACCGCCTGCGTCATGGCATTGACCGCCAATTTAAAAATTTTATTCCCATCCATGGCCATTTTGTTTTTACCGGCCGGTTCGCGGCTGCCGCCGCCGGGAATGTAGAGCAAGTCGGCATATTGACCATCAGCGCGCAATAGCGTATGCAAAATCCCTGCGCCGTCTTTTTCCTCGCCCCGCGAAAGAATAGCTGCGCCAGCGCCGTCTGAAAATAAAATACATGTGCCGCGGTCTTCATAATCTGTAAAACGAGACAGCGCTTCTGCGCCAATTACCAATACGTTTTTATGCGTACCACAACGTATATATTGCTCGGCAACCTGCAACGCCGTCAAAAAGCCCACACACGTTGCGCTCACATCGAACGCAGCTGTGCGCGGCAAACAACCTAGTTGATGATGCAACAGGCAAGCCACAGCCGGAAATGGATAATCGCCGCTTACGGTAGCGACCAAAATCAAATCCAAATCCTGCGCCGTCATACCGGCGTCTTCCAACGCAGCCCTCGCTGCCGCCAAGGCCAAATCGGATGTTGCCTCTTCTGGCGCGGCAATACGCCGTTCGGAAATGCCGGTACGCGAAAGTATCCACTCATCGGTTGTATCGACCATACGAGTCAAGTCTTCATTCGTTAAGCGCCGTTGCGGCACGTAATGCCCAGTCCCCCGGATCACCACTCGTTGCATGATTACACTCCTTTATTCCTACCACGATGAAGCATCCAGGCAAATGATCTTCTGCCGGAGACGCCTTATTTAGACCTGGTTTTAGAACCAGGTCTTTATTTATTATCCGGCACATCCGCCATTTTGTAAAGCTTTTTCTCATCTTACACTGTTGTAATTGTATTTAGCGCGTAACCCGTACCCAATTTCGCTCAATGATTTGCGCCATAAGCTCTTTGCCCTCCAAACCAGGATGCAGCCCATCAATGGCTAGACGGTTTTGCATCACGCCCTTGGAGTCAATAAAATGAGGCTCCAAGTCAATATAATACGGCTGGCGACGAATAAACTGATTCACTTTGGTAAACGCGCTGCGCCAGTTTTCTGCCGTCGGCTCGTCAAATACCCTCTCAATGGCCGCCGGATTTATGGAAGGCAAGGTGAGAAAAATAGGCCGAATGCCATTAGCGCGGCATTTTTCGCCAATTTCCGTTAGTTCTTGGATAACTTGTTCTGCCGGCACGCCGCCGCGCAAGCTGTTGGTCCCTCCTAAAATCAAAAGATATTTAGGATTGTAAGGCAATACATCCGCGTCAAACCGAGCCAGCATGCTTTCCGTAGTATCGCCGCTGCGCCCCAGGTTTACATGGGAAAAGTGCAGATACGTTTGAAAATCATATTCTTTGTCCGCCGGCGAAAAAGAAACCGAGCCGCCGCCATGAACAATACTATCCCCAAAAGAAGCGGAATACCATCCGTCATTAGCAGGATCTACGGTAAAACGGCCCGCTTCCGACCATACGCCTACAGGGCCTCCTTGCGCATCCAACCCGCGCACCCGCCAGTAATACACCCCTGGCTTGCTGCGCGGCAGCTCATCATAACAATCAATAACAGCGCCGACCCGTTGACTCCAAATACGATATTTCGAGGCTTCCGTTCCTAGCGGATTTTCCGGCTCCGCCGCCAAAAGCTCCACTTCATACCCGGAAGCGCCCGGAATCATGACCCAGGTATAAACCGGATACAGTAAAGAGGCCATACCGCCAGCATTGAAATCCGCATTCAAGACAGGACGCAGGGGTCCTTTATTTTTAGGATTTACCTGCAGCACTTCACTCTGAGAAAAGCGGCTGATCGGCTGTCCATCCAAATCCAGCGCCCTCACTCGCCAATATAATGTTTGTTCTTCCTCCCACAAGGAAAAATCAGCTTGATACGCCGCTTGAAAAACCTGTTTGGTCTTTATAAGCGGTCCATATCCCTCGGGAGCCTCTTCCGGTGAGCGAGTCCAAATCTCCAATTCATATTGTATCGCATCTGCAATGGGCGTCCAGCGAAGCAATGGCTGCGCCACCGCCTCTCGTCTTTCTTCCGACGCCAAGCTCTGCGGTCTCGGCAATGCAGGCTCGCCAAACAGAGAAGCCGACGCCAACAAAAACAGCAAGCAGCATAAAATTATTTTACTTATGCGGTACATGCCAGCCGCCTCCTCTCCTAATCGATGTATTTTGCACTGCAAAATTGCATCTTCATTGTAGTAAATTGTATCATAGATAGTCTCATTTTGCACCTTTCCTAACGACAAGGAAGCAGCTCAGCACATGCGCCGAGCTGCTTCCTTGCAGCCAGTTATTGCTCGTTGCCACTCTTAGGAGTCTCCATGATCTCCAGGCGATCTAACCCATGTTGGGCAAACTCCTCATCATAGCGCACCTGCATTTCCGATTCTGTTTGGTAGCGCTCCTCCAAATTCATTTGCTTAATACGTTCCTCACCATAAAGGCGTATAAAATCTCTGCGTCCTAACCGATGCACCAATTCCGCCCAGAAGGTATAGTTTTCAAAACGCTCAATTTCTTGCATAGGCCGGCCTTCTTCGCCCCAACGTCGAGTAAGGTAATACTCTCCAGTTCGGTCGTCACGCCCCACTGCTTCTTCCAGGTTAAAATCCTTAGCAGACTCCAATACTTTTTGCATAAGCAAACGATACTCTTCTGTAGACTCGCCTTTTTCTTCGGCATGGGCATGAAGCACCCAGTCCGCCATGTACAGCATTTCCAATAAAGTCGCGTATTCTTTCTTGCTAAAATTTAATTTCACCGTCTATTCCTTCTTTCCCTGCTACTTCTTTCCTACGCCAAAAAAGTCTCTCGTTAATCCGCTTGCGGCTGTACTTCTGCACCGACAACATCCACCAGACTAGCTGCCACTTGCTGTTCTTCCCGCCCCGGTCGCTGCCGACGGCGCTGTTCATCTCGCAATTGCTTAAACGCAACGGACATCATCAGCTTAATCCGGTTTAATTGATTCACTTCGCTGGCGCCAGGATCATAGTCAACAGCCGCTATATTGGCCTTCGCATAACGGCGCTTCAGCTCTTTCATTACGCCTTTGCCTGTAATGTGATTGGGCAGACAGGCGAACGGCTGCATGCAGATAATATTAGGCGCGCCGCCCTCAATCAATTCCACCATTTCCGCGGTCAAGAGCCAGCCTTCACCGGTTTGATTCCCTAAAGAAACAATCCCCTTGACCTTCTGCGCTAATTCATCAATAGACTCAATATGGCGAAAACGCGAACTTTGAGCCAGAGCTTGAATCACGTCTTTGCGAAACCAGTTGATTAACTTAATATAGCCTTTGCTGACAAGTTGGTCAATGCGGCTCCCCGACAAATACTGGTAACGATATTCATCATCGTATAGACAGTACAAAATAAAATCAGTTAAGTCCGGCACAACCGCCTCGCCGCCTTCGCGCTCAATAATGCCGACAACGTCATTATTGGCGTCTGGATGAAATTTGACAAGAATTTCGCCAACAAGGCCTACTTTAGGTTTTTCTTCCTGTCGCAAAGGCAACTTTTCAAAATCAGCCACTAAACGCCGCACGTTGTCTCGAAACTGCCCCCGGTCGCCATTAGCCACATTTAACTTGCACCGTTCCACCCATGTCGCATACAGTTTCTCCGCAGAACCGGCTACCATCTCATAGGGCCGTGTGCGATACAGCACTCGCATCAGCACATCACCATACAACATGGCTAGAATCAGCCGCTTCACCATGCCTGCTGATACATTAAAGCCGGGATTGCTTTCCATGCCGCCAAAATTAGCGGAAATAACCGGCGTATTGGCAAAACCAGCTTCCCGCAAAGCCCGCCGCAAAAATCCGATATAATTAGTCGCCCTGCAGCCGCCGCCAGTCTGAGAAATCAAAAGCGCCGTGGTCTCCGGATCATACCGCCCGGATTGCAATGCTTGAATAAGCTGCCCTACTACCATTACCGCCGGGTAGCAAGCATCATTATTTACATAGCGCAAGCCTTCTTCTACAGCCTGCTTATCCGCCGACTCCAATACTTCTAAATGATAGCCGGATGAAGACATGGCCGCTTGCATAAATTGAAAGTGAATCGGAGACATTTGCGGACACAAGATGGTATGAGTCTTTTTCATCGCTTTGGTAAAAGGAGATTTAATAACCA is a window from the Anaeromusa acidaminophila DSM 3853 genome containing:
- a CDS encoding iron-containing alcohol dehydrogenase, whose translation is MQQIILGGDSLWLGRGAVKELGTLQAKRAFIVTGGSSMKRYGFLEQAEVALRSSGCEVYLHEGVPANPDTEAVLAGVRAMREFQPDLVLAMGGGSPIDAAKVMTLFYEYPELTFAAAKEGRLPQKRQRTRLVVAPSTSGTGSEVTWAAVVTFREDEIKIGLKSNAFIPDIAILDPELTLTMPAAVAAETGMDAVTHAVESYLNKKRNPFSDCLAKEAVAGLLRHLGASCGGDEEAREEVHYLQCMAGLAFHNTGLGLSHGIAHAIGGRYGLGHGLINAIALPYVLHYNRRDDWAKAREEELAKTAQVPDLAEALLKLRRTVAIPHSFAEVLSLREWQDGLEGVTAKALLGSTQVNPAEINAEEMRKLLNMIYDGRLDDVAFI
- a CDS encoding histidinol phosphate phosphatase; protein product: MVFDSHCHTVFSTDSRMTLEEAMEAAAAKEIGLIITEHMDYDYPQPEAFLFEPQEYLEAYAPYRSEKLLLGVEIGMRAECKAANQALLANYAFDQVIGSIHVVEGMDIYDAAFYKGRSKRDVYCRYFEAMLQCVEEYDFIDALGHIDYIARYARYEDPEVYYGEYMELIDAILLVVAGRETALEINTRRLESPVRLRQLLPIYERFAALGGRFVTIGSDAHKPEDVGRWLRKGLAIAEFAGLQPVYYRERQRYGYDDKVLG
- a CDS encoding VOC family protein codes for the protein MYKLAHVGLVVKNAEVSKEFYQRALQCKVENTYQDERIKLVFLNVGGQIIELVQRLQQEAEERRDGVVDHLAFWVSDVAAEMERLRSLGIMPLTEQPASLGKSLQNFFFLGPDGERVEFMQGSIF
- a CDS encoding beta-ketoacyl-ACP synthase III, producing the protein MQRVVIRGTGHYVPQRRLTNEDLTRMVDTTDEWILSRTGISERRIAAPEEATSDLALAAARAALEDAGMTAQDLDLILVATVSGDYPFPAVACLLHHQLGCLPRTAAFDVSATCVGFLTALQVAEQYIRCGTHKNVLVIGAEALSRFTDYEDRGTCILFSDGAGAAILSRGEEKDGAGILHTLLRADGQYADLLYIPGGGSREPAGKNKMAMDGNKIFKLAVNAMTQAVKEALIATNLTIDDIDWVVPHQANQRIIDAVARHLSLPMDKVVCTVREYGNNSAATIPLAFDLAIKEGKIQRGQKVLLTAFGGGLVWGAAILEY
- a CDS encoding GDSL-type esterase/lipase family protein, producing MYRISKIILCCLLFLLASASLFGEPALPRPQSLASEERREAVAQPLLRWTPIADAIQYELEIWTRSPEEAPEGYGPLIKTKQVFQAAYQADFSLWEEEQTLYWRVRALDLDGQPISRFSQSEVLQVNPKNKGPLRPVLNADFNAGGMASLLYPVYTWVMIPGASGYEVELLAAEPENPLGTEASKYRIWSQRVGAVIDCYDELPRSKPGVYYWRVRGLDAQGGPVGVWSEAGRFTVDPANDGWYSASFGDSIVHGGGSVSFSPADKEYDFQTYLHFSHVNLGRSGDTTESMLARFDADVLPYNPKYLLILGGTNSLRGGVPAEQVIQELTEIGEKCRANGIRPIFLTLPSINPAAIERVFDEPTAENWRSAFTKVNQFIRRQPYYIDLEPHFIDSKGVMQNRLAIDGLHPGLEGKELMAQIIERNWVRVTR